The Elephas maximus indicus isolate mEleMax1 chromosome 11, mEleMax1 primary haplotype, whole genome shotgun sequence genome contains the following window.
TTTGGAGATACTTGCTAGAAACATTTAATTGGTTTTGGTAATTAGCAACTGGGGAAACATTTTCCAGAGGTGTCAGCTCCCCAAGACTGCACTGTCAGTGCCACTGGAGGTGAAATGATAATTTCAATTCTATGGGGAGGAGAGGACACAGAAACAAATACCAGGACCTCAGGGTCTGGCTGCCTCCCTCAGACACTTGCCCTGGATGTCATGACTGTCACACTGAGCCCACCGTCCTGGCAGCAGGAAGGAGTCAAGTGAGTATGTTCTATTTCAGCCTGAGAGGCAGAGTCTGTAAGGGAAAGAGGCATATCAGGGTGTGGGTAAGTGATCATATTGGAATAAGGAAATCTTCTGTGTTCAAAACTTGTCCAGTGTCACAGAGGAAGCAGGACTAAATCCTGACCTTGATCTGAATGGCAACAGAGAGATGGGGTCACGGATCCTACTCCAATCCCTGATGTCTCCTAGTGTCATTGTTAAGAATAGTGATTTTTGGAGTTTAGTCTAGTGATCATGAAACCTGATTTTGCAGGAAGTAAAGGCTGGAGTTCTGAATCAACCAGCTGTTCAGCCTACTACTGTACAGGAATCATAACCATAATCAGGATTACTAGAGGTGTGAGCCTGTAACACCTCAGTGCTGGTAATACAGAATTGAATGAATCTGCATGAATCATCAAATCTTGTGCAGAAATGGTGTATCTGGATGGTTATTTCTGAAATATAAATATCTTGTCTAATTCTGCTGTATGATGCATTAATGGAGACAGTAATTGTGTCTCCCCTAGAAACACCTATGGTCTGTTGATTATGGGGTGGTAATTTTCCTTCTGGGAGTTAGGGAAGCAGCATTTAAGGAAAAAGGTAACTTGATAAAAATGGGTTCAACACAGCAACTGCCAAGGTCAAacatatcttgtagttttctctaTTTGAAAGGTATTCcaatattttcaataaaaaaatcaaccatttcaATTTACAAAATTCACATGATGTCATGTCTTGCAGATTTCATTTTCCACATGTGTCTTATAGGTCAGTATCTTTCACAAATCTCACCTCACTGCTAATATTTTTCCTGAACTTCTGTACTCAATTGAAATACATGATGTGAAAGTAGCAATGGTTTAGTTTCTACTCTCCACTATTTTTTCACTTACTGGTGTTTCATGTCCCATAGTTGAGGGCACAGTATGAGATTTTCACCAATTCCTGTGGGAAGTgccactgttattgttgttggcatAGAAGCAAATGTGTTATTTTGCTGCCATCCTAATATCGAGGCAATCTTGGATTCATTAAATCCAGCCTGCTTATGAGGAGATGGGTTCCTCAATTGGTGAATCtgtatttcattaaaatatttaaagctttattcataattgctatTGGTCTATGAAATTAATTTTTGCACATCAGTGGAAATTTGTTACaaccaaaattataaaataaaatatcaccaATGTAAACTAAAATGACAAGGTGCCAAGGCAAAACTAAACACAGAACTGGATTATTGGAAGGACAGAGCTAACTagcttgctggagtgagatgaatcacttttgtgtgaccttttttgccatggtcttgtaactccagCAATGATTGGTtgtgactatgcaaataaggtgtgggTGTTCCACCAGAGGACTGGACAGCCTGTTTCTAATGAAAATAAGATGCATGAACCTTGTGGGGGTGGGTAATGctaataaggtgtatggaacccttgtgggggattggtcagttttgccatcctgctaggtttAAAGGGATCCAATTCTAGAGTTTGGCAAAGACGTCACTACTATCCAAGAAGAAGAAGCAGGCTTGGGAATTAATGGTATGTGTAGAATAGTGGATTTCAGGTGATATGATATATGTGGTCCATGTCTCATCTTCCCATGCAGGACACTCTGGCTCTGAAGACAAATATCAGTCACCAGGAAATGACGAAATGGCCACCAGGGATTTCACAATAGCAATTGTCTTCTTATCACAGACTACAGTTGGTATTCTGGggaatttctttcttctttaccaTTATATCTTCCTTTACTTCACTGGATGTAAGTCAAGGTCCCCAGACTTGATTCTCAAGCACCAGACGGTAGCCAATTCCTTGGTCATTATCTCTAAAGGAATTCCAGTGACCATGGCAGCTTTTGGGTGGAAAGATTTCCTCAATGATATTGGATGCAAACTTGTTTTCTATTTTCACATGGTGGGCAGGGGAGTGTCCTTTGGCAGCACCTGTCTCTTGAGTATCTTCCAGGCCATCACCATCAACCCCAGAAATTTCAGGTGTGCAGAGCTTCAAGTGAAATCTCCAAAATACATTGGCTTCTCCAATATCCTTTGTTGGATCCTCCACATGCTGGTAAATATCATTATTCCTATGTATGTGACTAGCAATTTGAACAACAAAACTaccacagacaaaaaaaattttggatACTGTTCTTCTGTGCGTCATGACAGAACTGCAGACTCACTGCACGCGTTATTATTAACTTTCCCTGATGTTGTGTGTTTGGGACTCATGCTCTGGTTCAGCGGCTCCATGGTTTTCATCCTGCAGAGACACAAGCAGAGGGTCCAACACATTCATAGGAACACCGTCTACCCCAGATCTTCACCTGAGACCAGAGCCACCCAAACCACCCTTGTCCTGGTGAGCACCTTTGTGTGCTTTTATAGCCTCTCTTccattttgaacatttttatagCAGTTTTTAATCATCCCAGTCAGTGGTTGTTGAACATGGGTGCACTAACTGCTGTGTGTTTCCCAACTGTCAGCCCCTTTCTTGTCCTGAGCCGTGACTCCAGTGCCTCCAGGTTCTGCTTTGTGTGGATAAGGAAGACAAAATCCCCTCATTATACCAGAAATATCTAACTGCATGT
Protein-coding sequences here:
- the LOC126086283 gene encoding vomeronasal type-1 receptor 4-like, which encodes MATRDFTIAIVFLSQTTVGILGNFFLLYHYIFLYFTGCKSRSPDLILKHQTVANSLVIISKGIPVTMAAFGWKDFLNDIGCKLVFYFHMVGRGVSFGSTCLLSIFQAITINPRNFRCAELQVKSPKYIGFSNILCWILHMLVNIIIPMYVTSNLNNKTTTDKKNFGYCSSVRHDRTADSLHALLLTFPDVVCLGLMLWFSGSMVFILQRHKQRVQHIHRNTVYPRSSPETRATQTTLVLVSTFVCFYSLSSILNIFIAVFNHPSQWLLNMGALTAVCFPTVSPFLVLSRDSSASRFCFVWIRKTKSPHYTRNI